The following are encoded in a window of Candidatus Electrothrix rattekaaiensis genomic DNA:
- a CDS encoding AAA-like domain-containing protein, with amino-acid sequence MNNPATFYVTGGTLAQDAPSYVRRQADEELYQALHRSEFCYVLTSRQMGKSSLMVRSAIRLRQEGLSVAVLDLTSLGVNLSVEQWYDGLLMKLGEQLDLEDELDKVWEAHPQLSPLQRWLRAVETVLPAESEQPIILFIDEIDLVGSLPFSTDEFFAAIRECYNRRSEQPALQRLTFCLLGVASPSDLIQDVRMTPFNIGRRIELDDFSEQEAAPLAQGLQGESRSPDIAATLLRRVLYWTGGHPYLSQLLCQAIAQDTSLSKAAGVDRLCTDLFFSSRAREQDNNLIFVRDRILGSKEDRAALLDLYQQVRKRGKVADDDTNPLVNVLRLSGLVRVVDNSLQVRNRIYAQVFDREWIIANMPDAEKRRQKAAFRRGALRAGVIAGVIILSLFGGWYWYMDGYVWDHESYYNTYAKRFGVMVGVGELTEEQVRHRQISYRFYQKGRWTDPVESVYKVEAINSSKELTTEHGVGTYLPDVSKDKDVERECRWEYVRDEQGRLVYEQAYNKEKQLVWGLVYSPNVQGKLMRAAHYVGPLGFPSARFKNAAEFVEFEYSVQGGERVTRYFDRRHNPQIGPSGYHKSVSVFNEWGMRTEWSFFDQKGEPFLNKNGFHKNIMTYDDQGNLIKTSLFDEQGAPMLHSIGAQQAVMVYDNLGHEIEVLYYNKENPVLLKNGYHKIKKKYDSHGNQVEWACFDEQGEPALHKDGYHKLISKYDERGNQVEWAYFDEDGKPTLHKNGYHKSTKRYDDRGNEIEWACFDEGGRPTLHKDGYHKIKSKYDDRGNEIEWTYFDEEGKPTLKKGGYHKGTSKYDDRGNRIEWKYFDEEGKPTLYKDGYHKLIKRYDERGNQIEWAYFDEDGKPTLHKNGYHKWTKRYDDRGNEIEWACFDGVGNPTLSKDGYHKSTKRYDDRGNQIEWAYFDKAGNPTLSKNGYHKWTKRYDDRGNQIEWACFDGVGNPTLSKDGYHKSTKRYDDRGNQIEWACFDEQGKPTLHKDGYHKLISKYDERGNQVEWAYFDEQGKPTLHNNGYHNSTAKYDERGNKIEWECFGKQGEAVQDRNGVHKVRNENLITAEFGDRPLTNP; translated from the coding sequence ATGAACAATCCGGCAACGTTTTATGTCACCGGCGGCACCCTGGCCCAGGATGCGCCGAGCTATGTTCGGCGACAGGCGGATGAAGAGCTGTATCAGGCCCTGCATCGCTCGGAATTCTGCTACGTGCTCACCAGTCGTCAGATGGGGAAAAGCTCGCTCATGGTGCGGTCGGCAATCCGCCTGCGGCAGGAAGGGTTATCCGTGGCCGTGCTTGACCTGACCTCTCTGGGCGTCAATCTGAGCGTGGAGCAATGGTACGACGGCCTGCTGATGAAACTGGGCGAGCAATTGGACCTGGAAGACGAGCTGGACAAGGTATGGGAGGCGCATCCGCAGCTGAGTCCTTTGCAACGCTGGCTGCGGGCCGTGGAGACCGTGCTTCCGGCGGAATCGGAGCAACCGATTATCCTGTTTATTGACGAGATCGACTTGGTTGGCAGTCTGCCCTTTTCCACGGATGAGTTCTTTGCCGCGATCCGGGAATGCTATAACCGACGCAGTGAACAGCCTGCCCTCCAGCGCCTGACGTTCTGCCTGCTCGGCGTGGCATCCCCCTCGGATCTGATTCAGGATGTCCGCATGACGCCTTTCAATATCGGTCGTCGCATCGAATTGGATGATTTTAGCGAGCAAGAAGCGGCTCCGCTGGCCCAAGGACTGCAAGGGGAATCCCGTTCGCCGGATATCGCCGCAACTCTGCTTCGCCGGGTTCTGTACTGGACAGGCGGTCATCCTTATCTGAGCCAGTTGCTCTGTCAGGCAATTGCTCAGGATACATCTTTGAGCAAAGCCGCTGGTGTGGATCGCCTCTGCACGGACCTGTTTTTTTCCAGCCGCGCCCGTGAGCAGGATAATAACCTCATCTTTGTCCGTGATCGCATCCTGGGCAGCAAGGAGGACCGGGCCGCCTTGCTGGATCTTTATCAACAGGTGCGGAAGCGCGGCAAGGTCGCGGATGATGATACCAATCCTTTAGTGAATGTCCTGCGCCTTTCCGGGTTGGTGCGGGTGGTTGATAATTCGTTGCAGGTGCGCAATCGGATCTATGCGCAGGTGTTTGACCGGGAGTGGATTATCGCCAATATGCCGGATGCGGAGAAGCGGCGGCAGAAAGCCGCGTTTCGCCGTGGTGCATTACGGGCCGGGGTTATTGCCGGGGTGATTATTCTGTCGCTCTTCGGGGGATGGTATTGGTATATGGATGGCTATGTCTGGGATCATGAAAGTTACTACAACACCTATGCTAAACGCTTCGGGGTTATGGTGGGGGTTGGGGAGCTGACTGAGGAGCAGGTGCGGCACCGCCAAATTTCCTATCGTTTTTATCAGAAAGGACGATGGACTGATCCGGTTGAATCAGTCTATAAGGTGGAAGCAATTAACAGCTCCAAGGAGTTGACAACCGAGCACGGAGTTGGAACCTACCTCCCTGATGTCTCAAAGGATAAAGATGTTGAACGGGAATGCCGTTGGGAATATGTCCGTGATGAGCAGGGCAGGCTCGTTTATGAACAGGCATATAACAAAGAAAAGCAGCTTGTCTGGGGGTTGGTGTATTCGCCCAATGTGCAAGGAAAGCTGATGCGCGCTGCCCATTATGTTGGGCCGTTAGGTTTCCCCAGTGCTCGTTTTAAAAACGCAGCAGAATTTGTTGAGTTTGAGTATTCCGTTCAAGGCGGTGAAAGAGTAACACGGTACTTTGATCGAAGGCATAATCCGCAGATAGGGCCCAGTGGATACCATAAATCTGTTAGCGTTTTTAATGAATGGGGAATGAGAACTGAATGGTCCTTTTTTGACCAAAAAGGTGAACCGTTTCTCAATAAGAATGGTTTTCACAAAAACATAATGACATATGATGATCAGGGAAATTTAATAAAGACGAGTTTATTTGATGAGCAAGGTGCCCCAATGCTTCATAGTATTGGGGCACAGCAGGCAGTCATGGTATATGATAATCTGGGACATGAGATCGAGGTCTTGTACTATAATAAAGAGAATCCGGTATTGCTCAAAAATGGATACCATAAAATAAAGAAAAAATATGATAGTCATGGGAATCAAGTTGAATGGGCTTGTTTTGATGAACAGGGCGAACCGGCTCTGCACAAAGACGGCTATCATAAGCTAATAAGCAAATATGATGAGCGCGGCAATCAGGTTGAATGGGCGTATTTTGACGAGGATGGCAAACCGACTCTTCATAAAAATGGTTACCATAAATCGACCAAAAGATATGATGATCGTGGTAATGAGATCGAATGGGCGTGTTTTGATGAAGGGGGGAGACCGACTCTCCATAAGGACGGATATCATAAGATAAAAAGCAAATACGATGATCGTGGCAACGAGATTGAGTGGACGTATTTTGATGAAGAGGGGAAACCAACCTTGAAAAAAGGCGGTTATCATAAGGGAACGAGCAAGTACGATGATCGTGGCAACCGAATAGAATGGAAGTATTTTGACGAAGAGGGCAAACCAACTCTCTACAAAGACGGGTATCATAAATTAATAAAACGATATGATGAACGCGGCAACCAGATAGAATGGGCGTATTTTGACGAGGATGGCAAACCGACTCTTCATAAAAATGGTTACCATAAATGGACCAAAAGATATGATGATCGTGGTAATGAGATCGAATGGGCGTGTTTTGATGGGGTAGGTAATCCGACGCTTTCTAAAGATGGTTATCATAAATCGACCAAAAGATATGATGATCGTGGTAACCAGATCGAATGGGCATACTTTGATAAGGCAGGTAATCCGACGCTTTCTAAAAATGGTTACCATAAATGGACCAAAAGATATGATGATCGTGGTAACCAGATCGAATGGGCGTGTTTTGATGGGGTAGGTAATCCGACGCTTTCTAAAGATGGTTATCATAAATCGACCAAAAGATATGATGATCGTGGTAACCAGATAGAATGGGCTTGTTTTGACGAGCAGGGGAAACCGACTCTCCACAAAGACGGCTATCATAAGCTAATAAGCAAATATGATGAGCGCGGCAATCAGGTTGAATGGGCGTATTTCGACGAACAGGGGAAACCGACTCTCCATAATAATGGCTATCATAACTCAACGGCGAAATATGATGAACGAGGTAATAAGATTGAGTGGGAATGTTTTGGTAAACAGGGAGAAGCAGTTCAGGATAGGAATGGAGTTCACAAAGTTAGGAATGAGAATTTAATAACTGCGGAATTTGGTGATAGGCCATTGACAAATCCATAG
- a CDS encoding catalase family protein — protein MNPELLPDFSLPGEDKIFKEMIQLTIDMMEESENGCPLRVQHAKSNACVTATFEIAADIPDDLQHGVFSQPGKIFEAVVRFSTAQGTIEPDTDPTARGLAIKLLDVDGPRAMDGDADQSQDFLFVDHPVFPFPNAKEYLDVINHKSVPLIGDLLALGHLLLFDHDQLEIVNEIRKKTVASPLSIIYWSGAPYWLGDAAGTTGQAVKYSAVPSTVAPGPADLDELPDNYLRDAVTKQLFVGEAVFDFMVQRQGDPAKMPIENASVYWDEKVSVPVKAATLRISKQVVSSDSKLEKRCEDMSFNPWHALNEHRPLGGINRLRKAVYEASFSERERRKKTA, from the coding sequence ATGAACCCTGAGCTACTCCCAGACTTTTCCCTTCCAGGAGAAGATAAAATTTTCAAGGAAATGATCCAACTGACTATCGACATGATGGAGGAATCGGAGAATGGCTGCCCGCTGCGGGTCCAGCATGCCAAGTCCAATGCCTGCGTTACCGCGACCTTTGAGATTGCCGCCGATATTCCGGATGATCTTCAGCATGGGGTTTTCAGCCAACCTGGCAAGATCTTTGAGGCCGTTGTCCGCTTTTCCACAGCCCAGGGCACGATTGAGCCTGACACTGATCCCACAGCACGGGGGCTGGCTATCAAGCTGCTTGATGTTGACGGACCTCGGGCAATGGACGGCGATGCGGATCAAAGCCAGGACTTCCTGTTTGTGGATCATCCGGTCTTTCCTTTTCCGAATGCGAAAGAATACCTGGATGTTATCAACCATAAGAGCGTTCCGCTGATCGGGGATCTTCTGGCCCTGGGCCATCTCCTGCTCTTTGATCATGACCAGCTGGAAATCGTTAATGAGATCAGAAAAAAAACTGTGGCTAGCCCGCTCAGTATTATCTACTGGAGCGGTGCGCCGTACTGGCTCGGTGATGCGGCCGGAACAACAGGTCAGGCTGTGAAGTATTCGGCTGTACCGTCCACGGTTGCGCCTGGGCCTGCTGATCTGGATGAACTGCCTGACAACTATCTGCGCGATGCGGTTACCAAACAGCTGTTTGTCGGTGAAGCGGTGTTTGACTTCATGGTGCAGCGGCAGGGTGATCCGGCAAAGATGCCGATCGAAAATGCGTCTGTATACTGGGACGAAAAGGTGTCTGTACCGGTCAAGGCAGCCACTTTGCGGATCAGCAAGCAGGTGGTCAGCAGCGACAGTAAGCTGGAAAAACGCTGCGAAGACATGTCCTTTAATCCCTGGCATGCGCTCAACGAACATCGTCCGCTGGGCGGAATCAACCGACTGCGCAAGGCCGTCTATGAGGCCAGCTTCAGCGAACGAGAACGACGGAAGAAAACAGCGTAA
- a CDS encoding heavy metal translocating P-type ATPase: MPKKNSVPYTLQVNDMTCAACVRRVEQAIMAVDGVESGSVNLIEKKAEVVGGDPQQVLEAISTRGYKASLLAGEEGTDFFLSFPDGTPAREKILQVLTGPDLGIELSEQDGRLKVSTVLHPADVLLLLKEAEIAVQIEEQYADPYQQEAEETRKEIRRSWQKAAVAACTGFGIMAGEMSGLFPALSEARFFWFLLALLCLAVMSFSGGMYYITAWKHARHGTATMDTLVALSTSAAWLASLLLILWPDFIPGREARLYLDASVMILAFLQFGHALEVRAKQTTREAISSLVGLRAKSARIVRKDNEVADELTGEVEIPVSLVRRGDVVRVRPGEKIPLDGRIAEGSTAVDEAMLTGEPLPVKKVPGDQVTGGTVNTTGSFLFSVTGTGEDTTLAHIIRMVRQAQLGKPPIGRLADRVAGIFVPTVILLSFIVFGIWLGVGPSPPLPYALTAAIAVLVIACPCALGLAAPIAIMVGTSRAAELNILVRNPDGLQSAAATTHLVVDKTGTLTQGRPTVTEIYPATGEDETELLQIAASLEAGSEHPLAEAVVRSAEEKKISLFPVEEFSSVPGKGVQARIEQQTWLLGTRRFMEEKRKDKGQALPKNLVVIADEQAAQGATPIWLADAQKVQGLLILRDPVRADSAAAVKQLQAQGITVVMCTGDSRAAAEAVAAEMGIKEIHAEMLPQEKLQVVQDLQAKGYKVGMAGDGVNDAPALAQADTGFAIGSGTDVAIDNGDITLAGDSLALVSVAIGISRATLANIKQNLFGAFIYNVLGIPLAAGLFFPFTGWLLPPMFASAAMALSSVTVVSNANRLRFFKPE, encoded by the coding sequence ATGCCTAAAAAAAACAGTGTGCCCTATACTCTCCAAGTCAATGATATGACCTGCGCAGCCTGTGTACGCAGGGTTGAGCAGGCTATCATGGCGGTGGACGGAGTTGAGAGCGGGTCTGTTAATCTAATTGAGAAAAAGGCTGAGGTTGTCGGCGGAGATCCGCAGCAGGTACTTGAGGCAATCAGTACCCGTGGTTATAAGGCATCCCTGCTTGCAGGGGAAGAGGGGACTGATTTTTTCTTATCTTTTCCCGATGGTACCCCGGCAAGAGAAAAGATCCTCCAGGTGCTCACCGGGCCTGATCTGGGGATAGAATTATCAGAGCAGGACGGTCGCCTGAAAGTATCAACGGTTCTGCACCCGGCTGATGTCCTTCTCCTGTTAAAGGAGGCGGAGATAGCTGTTCAGATTGAAGAGCAGTATGCCGACCCCTATCAGCAGGAGGCCGAGGAAACCCGGAAGGAAATACGTCGTTCCTGGCAAAAAGCAGCTGTCGCGGCTTGCACCGGCTTTGGGATTATGGCCGGGGAAATGTCTGGCCTTTTTCCTGCGCTGAGCGAGGCGCGTTTTTTCTGGTTTCTCCTCGCCTTGCTCTGCCTTGCTGTCATGTCTTTCAGCGGCGGGATGTATTATATTACAGCCTGGAAACATGCTCGGCACGGAACAGCTACTATGGATACCCTGGTCGCGCTCAGCACCTCCGCTGCCTGGCTGGCCTCCCTCCTCCTTATACTCTGGCCTGATTTCATACCGGGCCGGGAAGCACGTCTGTACCTTGATGCCTCGGTGATGATCCTGGCTTTTCTCCAATTCGGCCATGCCTTGGAGGTTCGTGCCAAACAGACTACTCGTGAGGCGATCAGCTCTCTTGTCGGCCTGCGGGCAAAATCTGCCCGGATTGTACGGAAGGACAACGAGGTGGCTGATGAGCTGACAGGTGAGGTGGAAATCCCGGTTTCCCTTGTCCGCCGTGGTGATGTCGTCCGGGTGCGGCCCGGTGAAAAGATCCCTCTTGACGGCAGAATTGCGGAAGGCTCCACGGCTGTGGACGAAGCCATGCTCACCGGTGAGCCCCTGCCTGTGAAGAAAGTACCGGGTGATCAGGTGACCGGCGGTACGGTCAACACCACTGGTTCATTCCTTTTCAGCGTGACCGGCACAGGTGAGGACACCACCTTGGCCCATATCATTCGTATGGTCAGGCAGGCCCAATTGGGCAAACCGCCCATCGGCAGGTTGGCGGACCGAGTTGCTGGGATTTTCGTTCCCACGGTTATTCTGCTTTCTTTCATTGTTTTTGGGATCTGGCTTGGGGTCGGTCCCAGCCCTCCCCTGCCCTATGCCCTGACCGCTGCTATTGCGGTCTTGGTTATTGCCTGTCCCTGCGCTCTGGGGCTTGCCGCACCCATAGCGATTATGGTCGGCACCAGCCGGGCCGCTGAGTTGAATATCCTGGTCCGCAACCCGGACGGTCTTCAATCCGCAGCAGCCACAACCCATCTGGTGGTGGATAAAACCGGGACTCTGACCCAAGGTCGCCCGACCGTGACGGAGATCTATCCGGCAACAGGAGAGGATGAGACCGAGCTTCTCCAGATAGCTGCCAGCCTTGAAGCAGGCTCGGAACATCCTTTGGCTGAAGCAGTGGTCAGGAGTGCGGAAGAAAAGAAGATCTCGCTTTTTCCTGTTGAGGAATTTTCCTCTGTTCCGGGCAAGGGAGTGCAGGCGCGGATTGAGCAGCAGACCTGGTTGCTCGGTACTCGGCGTTTTATGGAAGAAAAGAGAAAAGATAAGGGGCAGGCCTTGCCAAAGAATCTGGTGGTAATCGCTGATGAGCAGGCGGCTCAGGGCGCGACCCCGATTTGGCTGGCTGATGCCCAGAAGGTACAGGGCTTGCTGATCCTGCGGGATCCCGTCCGTGCTGATTCTGCTGCCGCAGTAAAACAATTGCAGGCCCAGGGGATTACCGTAGTCATGTGTACCGGAGACAGTCGGGCCGCTGCCGAAGCTGTGGCTGCTGAGATGGGGATTAAAGAAATTCACGCCGAGATGCTGCCCCAGGAAAAACTTCAGGTTGTGCAGGATCTCCAGGCAAAGGGCTATAAGGTCGGCATGGCCGGTGACGGGGTCAATGATGCCCCCGCCCTTGCCCAAGCAGATACCGGTTTTGCCATTGGCTCGGGCACCGATGTGGCTATTGACAACGGGGATATCACCTTGGCCGGTGATTCGCTGGCCTTGGTGTCCGTGGCAATCGGAATTTCCAGGGCCACTCTCGCTAATATCAAACAGAACCTGTTTGGGGCCTTTATCTATAATGTCCTAGGCATCCCGCTGGCTGCTGGCTTGTTCTTTCCCTTTACCGGTTGGCTGCTCCCGCCCATGTTTGCCTCGGCAGCTATGGCCCTGTCTTCGGTCACCGTAGTTTCCAATGCCAATCGGCTCCGCTTTTTTAAGCCGGAGTAA
- a CDS encoding AAA-like domain-containing protein: MGIRERLQSKRDDLQEHWELLRNKLGGLERDRILETRSEEGLRLGETISKLKERQQVVEEELEDVEQQLLAAGCATCATNPQTGIASPMSAVSNNRERILSGSAGTLEACCLEMVGGAVPLDSQYYIVRSADTLFDDAISRKDSIVLIKGARQVGKTSLLARGLDQARKNSIQVALTDFQKLATAELKDLKSFYLALGEILADALDLEVSPEDVWKDRRSPNANFERYLKREVLAAETPLIWAMDEVDRLFSCPFGSEVFALFRSWHNERALNPATPFSRLTLAIAYATEAHLFIRDLNQSPFNVGTRLFLADFTSEQVADLNRRYGSPVREQEELHRFYQLLGGQPYLIRRGFDELVSRRLDVNQLAAEAAGNEGIFGDHLRRILVMLGQDQELCAAVRALLLGKDSPDFEIFYRLRSAGILRGESGKEAELRCEIYTTYLKRHLL, encoded by the coding sequence ATGGGAATCAGAGAACGTCTGCAATCCAAAAGGGATGATCTCCAGGAACACTGGGAGTTACTGCGTAACAAGCTGGGCGGACTTGAACGGGACAGGATTTTGGAGACCCGTTCCGAAGAAGGGCTTCGCCTGGGCGAAACCATCAGCAAGTTGAAAGAGCGACAGCAGGTTGTTGAGGAGGAGCTGGAAGATGTGGAACAACAGCTACTGGCAGCAGGTTGTGCAACTTGTGCAACGAATCCTCAAACGGGCATCGCTTCTCCGATGAGTGCGGTATCCAATAACCGGGAAAGGATTCTGTCAGGTTCCGCCGGAACACTGGAGGCGTGCTGCCTGGAGATGGTAGGAGGAGCCGTTCCTCTTGATTCGCAATATTATATTGTTCGATCCGCAGATACACTCTTTGACGACGCTATATCCCGCAAAGACTCCATAGTTCTGATCAAAGGTGCCCGGCAGGTCGGCAAGACCTCTCTCCTTGCTCGCGGGCTGGATCAGGCCAGAAAAAACAGTATTCAGGTCGCCTTGACGGATTTCCAGAAGCTTGCTACAGCGGAGCTGAAGGATCTGAAGAGCTTTTACCTCGCTCTCGGGGAGATCTTGGCTGATGCGCTTGATCTGGAGGTCTCTCCTGAAGATGTATGGAAAGACCGACGCAGTCCCAATGCCAATTTTGAACGCTATCTCAAACGAGAAGTCCTTGCTGCGGAAACGCCCCTGATCTGGGCTATGGATGAGGTGGACCGCCTCTTTTCCTGCCCGTTCGGCAGCGAGGTCTTTGCCCTGTTCCGATCCTGGCATAACGAACGGGCCTTGAATCCGGCCACTCCTTTTTCACGTCTCACCCTTGCCATTGCCTATGCTACTGAGGCCCACCTTTTTATCCGCGATCTCAACCAATCACCCTTTAATGTGGGCACCCGCCTTTTTCTTGCCGATTTCACTTCGGAGCAGGTGGCTGATCTGAACCGCCGCTACGGCTCCCCTGTCCGGGAACAAGAGGAGCTGCATCGTTTTTATCAGCTCCTGGGCGGCCAACCCTATCTTATCAGGCGCGGTTTTGATGAGCTGGTCAGTCGCAGACTTGATGTCAATCAACTTGCCGCCGAGGCTGCCGGGAATGAGGGCATATTCGGCGATCATCTCCGCCGCATTCTGGTGATGCTGGGCCAGGACCAGGAACTCTGCGCCGCAGTTCGCGCCTTATTGCTCGGCAAGGACAGCCCGGACTTCGAGATCTTCTACCGCCTGCGTTCCGCCGGAATTTTGCGGGGAGAATCCGGGAAAGAGGCTGAGTTGCGTTGTGAGATCTATACAACCTATCTCAAGAGGCATCTTTTATGA
- a CDS encoding ISAzo13 family transposase, protein MIGNFYRPGKLLVTEPVTVNDHDFPSLGTRKAVPHGLYDIYRNIGYITLGTSHDTSEFGCTCIRNWWMEHGKFDFPNATGILLLSDCGGSNNARYYIFKEDLQKLADELNIEIRIAHYPPYTSKYNPIEHRLFPHITRACEGVIFKSIEIVNEVMSKAKTSAGLKVFTSVLDKVFETGRKTADDFKENMKIKFDEFLPKWNYVAVPSGRL, encoded by the coding sequence CTGATCGGTAATTTTTATCGTCCCGGAAAACTGCTCGTTACAGAGCCTGTCACCGTGAATGATCATGATTTTCCGTCGCTTGGGACCAGAAAAGCCGTACCTCACGGGCTGTATGATATATACCGCAATATCGGTTATATCACATTAGGAACAAGTCATGACACCTCCGAGTTCGGGTGTACCTGTATTCGAAATTGGTGGATGGAGCATGGAAAATTCGATTTTCCGAACGCGACGGGCATATTGCTGCTCAGCGACTGCGGAGGAAGTAATAATGCGCGTTACTATATTTTCAAGGAAGATTTACAGAAGCTGGCGGACGAACTGAATATTGAAATTCGTATCGCGCATTATCCGCCGTACACGTCAAAGTACAATCCGATTGAGCATCGACTTTTTCCTCATATAACGAGAGCCTGCGAAGGCGTTATATTTAAAAGTATCGAGATTGTGAACGAAGTGATGAGCAAAGCGAAGACATCCGCAGGACTGAAAGTTTTCACATCCGTTCTTGATAAAGTCTTTGAGACAGGTCGAAAAACGGCTGATGATTTTAAAGAAAATATGAAAATTAAATTCGACGAGTTTCTGCCGAAATGGAATTATGTCGCTGTTCCATCAGGGCGGCTTTAA
- a CDS encoding ATP-binding protein, with protein MRTAFYFQQDVEPDQDIMTKKFNTTGPCLQERHYMLPPEQRLSQVRDLIDDQAFFVIHAPRQTGKTTLLRNLSRKLIQEGRHAALTLSLESFTQPDVDRMLPQILAKLEYDAQHQLPDELRPPDREAYTATPDVALQHYLSDWADQISRPLIIFFDEIDSLPGAVLLSLLRQLRNGYSSRPAPFPQSIALVGLKDIRDYKISIRQDAESLGTASPFNIKARSLLMRNFSKDEVHALLDQHTQETGQPFTAEAAAEIFRLTQGQPWLTNALAAQLVTDYDALVKDRSCPVTKEIVSKAREILIERRDTHLDSLTDKLREKRVRAVIEPIMVGKGDFDQAFNDDFLYAKNLGLVTDVRGRIEIANPIYQEIIPRILSYPIQMAIPDEPAWFVAEDGTLDIMQLIDGFIRFWRRNGEVLLRGIPYHEAAPHLVFMAYLQRIINSGGSIEREFAIGTG; from the coding sequence TTGCGAACCGCCTTTTATTTTCAACAGGATGTTGAGCCGGATCAGGACATAATGACTAAAAAATTCAACACCACCGGCCCCTGTCTTCAGGAACGGCATTACATGCTCCCGCCGGAGCAGCGACTTTCCCAAGTCCGGGATCTGATCGACGATCAGGCTTTTTTTGTGATCCACGCCCCCCGGCAAACCGGTAAAACCACCTTGCTCCGTAACCTTTCCAGGAAGTTGATCCAAGAAGGTCGTCATGCCGCCCTGACCCTTTCGCTGGAGAGTTTTACTCAGCCGGATGTTGACCGAATGTTGCCTCAGATTTTGGCTAAGCTGGAGTATGATGCGCAACACCAGCTACCTGATGAACTCAGGCCCCCAGATCGGGAAGCCTATACAGCGACCCCTGATGTGGCCCTGCAACATTATCTTTCCGATTGGGCCGACCAGATTTCTCGTCCCCTTATCATCTTTTTTGACGAGATTGACTCCCTGCCCGGTGCAGTCCTGCTTTCTCTTCTCCGCCAGTTGCGCAATGGGTACTCCTCCCGCCCGGCCCCCTTCCCCCAAAGCATCGCCCTAGTCGGGCTCAAGGATATACGTGATTACAAAATCAGCATCCGCCAAGATGCGGAGAGCCTGGGCACGGCCAGCCCCTTTAATATCAAGGCCCGTTCCCTGCTCATGCGCAACTTCAGCAAAGACGAGGTGCATGCCCTGCTTGACCAGCATACCCAGGAGACAGGGCAGCCCTTTACAGCAGAAGCCGCAGCGGAAATATTCCGCCTGACCCAAGGCCAGCCGTGGCTGACCAATGCCTTGGCAGCCCAGCTGGTGACGGATTACGATGCCCTGGTCAAAGACCGCTCCTGTCCTGTCACCAAGGAGATTGTCAGCAAAGCGCGAGAAATCCTCATTGAACGACGGGACACCCATCTGGACAGCCTGACCGATAAACTGCGGGAAAAACGGGTGCGGGCAGTTATTGAACCGATCATGGTGGGTAAGGGGGATTTTGATCAGGCCTTTAACGACGATTTCCTCTATGCCAAGAACCTCGGTCTGGTCACGGATGTGCGGGGCAGGATCGAGATCGCCAATCCCATCTATCAGGAGATTATTCCGAGAATCTTATCCTACCCGATCCAGATGGCGATTCCTGATGAACCGGCCTGGTTTGTGGCTGAGGATGGCACCTTAGACATAATGCAACTGATTGACGGTTTTATCCGTTTCTGGCGACGGAACGGTGAAGTCCTGCTGCGCGGCATACCCTATCATGAAGCGGCACCCCATCTTGTCTTTATGGCCTATCTGCAACGGATCATCAACTCGGGCGGCTCTATTGAGCGGGAATTCGCCATCGGCACAGGCTGA